The nucleotide window ATTAAAGTCGATTATGTAGAAAACCTTTTGGCTTTGCAGGAAAATATTATCTGGCAGGCAGAACCGCGGGAGACTGCTAAAGAGATTTTAAGTGGTGTTACAGATGTACTGGACGGCCCGGATGGGGCAATTATCACCCCTTATCTTGAAACTCAATCGGCAAAATGGAATCAGATGTTAGTGGAAAGAGGGGTTCAAGTAAACGAAATGAACAGGAAATTGCCTGCGCTTGAAGACCTTTTCCTTGAGTTGACTGGAGGTGAATCGATTGATTAGCCTCGTCAGGAATGAAATGCTTAAAATCGTCCGCAAAAAGAGAATCCTGATAGTCGCTGGAATCATCGCGGTTCTTGTGGCGCTTTTCACCTATTCCCAATACAGGGAAATTGAAAGGCGGCTTGAGCGTTTCGGGGATGTGGATTGGCGGACGACCTTGCAGCAGCAAATCATTGATACGCAAAACAGGATCACGAGCAGCGGGATTTCAGACGAGTGGAAAAGCGAGCTGCTGCTGCGGATCCAGCAGCAACAATATTATCTCGATAAAAATGTGAACCCGATGGAGCCTGGTGCACCAAGCTTCGCGAGGATGTTCGCCGAGCATTCGATCAACCTGTTCCTTCCATTGATGATCATGGTTGTCGCGGCAGATATCGTATCATCTGAGCGGACAGCAGGCACGGTAAAGCTGTTGCTGACACGGCCGGTGAAGCGCTGGAAGATCCTGATGAGCAAATACATCGCATTGATTCTATCCGTCTCAATCATCGTTGTCCTGTTTGGAGTGCTCTCATATTTGATATCCGGGCTAATATTTGGTTATCAAGGATGGTCAGCCCCTGTGATCACCGGGTTCAGTGTTGAAGGGAATGAACTGAACACGAATGCAGTCCAGATGATTCCCCAGTGGCAGTATCTACTGATGGAATTCAGCCTTGTGTGG belongs to Mesobacillus sp. AQ2 and includes:
- a CDS encoding ABC transporter permease; translated protein: MISLVRNEMLKIVRKKRILIVAGIIAVLVALFTYSQYREIERRLERFGDVDWRTTLQQQIIDTQNRITSSGISDEWKSELLLRIQQQQYYLDKNVNPMEPGAPSFARMFAEHSINLFLPLMIMVVAADIVSSERTAGTVKLLLTRPVKRWKILMSKYIALILSVSIIVVLFGVLSYLISGLIFGYQGWSAPVITGFSVEGNELNTNAVQMIPQWQYLLMEFSLVWFVALIVGTITFMLSVLIRNTPAGMGVMLAALISGAILSNMVSSWESAKYLFMINLNLTGYLSGQAPPIEGMSLGFSLVVLAVWGLAALIVSFGVFIRQDIY